One segment of Alistipes finegoldii DSM 17242 DNA contains the following:
- a CDS encoding RnfABCDGE type electron transport complex subunit E: MNKLNIIVSGIVKNNPTFVLVLGMCPTLGTTTSAENGMGMGLATMAVLIMSNLVISLIKNIIPDKVRIPAFIVVIASFVTVIQMLMQAYVPALYASLGVFIPLIVVNCIILGRAEAFASKNSPLDSILDGVGIGLGFTLALTAVGAVREILGSGAIFGVSLGTADFMPLIFVLAPGAFLVLGYLMVLFNKLAKK; the protein is encoded by the coding sequence ATGAATAAGCTGAATATCATCGTAAGCGGCATCGTCAAAAACAACCCGACGTTCGTGCTGGTGCTGGGCATGTGCCCCACGCTGGGTACGACGACCTCGGCCGAAAACGGCATGGGCATGGGACTGGCGACGATGGCCGTGCTGATCATGTCGAATCTGGTGATCTCGCTCATCAAGAACATCATTCCGGACAAGGTCCGCATCCCGGCGTTCATCGTCGTGATCGCTTCGTTCGTGACCGTTATCCAGATGCTGATGCAGGCATACGTGCCGGCGTTGTACGCTTCGCTGGGCGTATTTATCCCGCTGATCGTGGTGAACTGCATCATCCTCGGCCGCGCCGAGGCGTTCGCTTCGAAGAACTCGCCGCTGGATTCGATCCTCGACGGCGTGGGCATCGGTCTGGGCTTTACGCTGGCCCTGACGGCCGTGGGCGCCGTGCGCGAAATACTGGGCAGCGGCGCGATTTTCGGCGTCAGCCTCGGTACGGCGGATTTCATGCCGCTGATCTTCGTACTCGCACCGGGCGCGTTCCTCGTGCTGGGATACCTCATGGTTTTGTTTAATAAATTAGCCAAGAAATAG
- a CDS encoding RnfABCDGE type electron transport complex subunit G: protein MKSTLLNMTAVLFGITLVASAGVGAVNMITAEPIAQAEQAAKTAALNGVLPAFDETAAETLTIDEMPITVYTATKGGQLAGYAVESMTKNGFGGAINMMVGFTPDGEVINVNVLKQAETPGLGTKMADADNVLLRSVKGQKLEEKKHVNGKLAVAKDGGDVDALTAATISSRAYVDAINRAWMAYKSVATGATPTDVSSGATSAAGDTAEEQTSGPEAQEGGQNE from the coding sequence ATGAAAAGTACACTTTTGAATATGACGGCCGTGCTCTTCGGCATCACCCTCGTCGCTTCGGCCGGGGTGGGCGCCGTGAACATGATCACGGCGGAACCGATCGCTCAGGCCGAGCAGGCGGCCAAAACCGCCGCGCTGAACGGCGTGCTCCCGGCGTTCGATGAGACGGCGGCTGAGACGCTGACCATCGACGAGATGCCGATCACGGTCTACACCGCGACCAAGGGCGGCCAGCTGGCCGGATATGCCGTGGAGTCGATGACCAAGAACGGTTTCGGCGGCGCGATCAACATGATGGTGGGCTTCACGCCCGACGGCGAGGTGATCAACGTCAATGTCCTGAAGCAGGCGGAGACGCCCGGACTGGGAACCAAGATGGCCGACGCCGACAACGTGCTGCTGCGCAGCGTCAAGGGGCAGAAACTCGAAGAAAAGAAGCACGTGAACGGCAAACTGGCCGTCGCCAAGGACGGCGGCGACGTCGATGCGCTGACGGCGGCGACCATTTCGTCGCGCGCCTATGTGGATGCGATCAACCGTGCATGGATGGCTTACAAGAGCGTTGCGACGGGTGCAACCCCGACCGACGTGTCGTCCGGCGCGACTTCCGCGGCCGGAGATACGGCGGAGGAACAAACCAGCGGGCCTGAGGCTCAGGAAGGAGGACAAAATGAATAA
- a CDS encoding RnfABCDGE type electron transport complex subunit D → MANKLVVAPAPHVQTSQSTARIMRDVVIALMPALAVSSVVFGVDVLRVTALSVAACVLFEYLIQKFLVRGASTIGNWSAVVTGVLLAFNLPASIPWWIVLIGAFVAIAIAKMTFGGLGKNPFNPALVGRVFLLIAYPVQMTSFPVPVNGSFDALSGATPLAAVKHGAAADVLGVQELLLGNMPGSLGEVAALALICGFVYLLWRRVITWQIPVTILGTMALFAFVVAAAKGGLSAGPVLWQFPLFHVLAGGALLGAIFMATDYSTSPMTVRGSVIFGVGIGAITMCIRLWGAYPEGMSFAILIMNAVVPLINKYVKPKRFGVK, encoded by the coding sequence ATGGCAAACAAACTTGTAGTTGCTCCCGCACCGCACGTACAGACCTCGCAGTCTACGGCCCGGATCATGCGCGACGTCGTGATCGCGCTGATGCCCGCGCTGGCGGTCTCGTCCGTGGTGTTCGGAGTGGACGTACTGCGTGTCACGGCGCTTTCGGTCGCGGCCTGCGTACTGTTCGAATATCTGATTCAGAAGTTTCTGGTCCGCGGCGCTTCGACCATCGGCAACTGGTCGGCGGTGGTGACCGGCGTGTTGCTGGCCTTCAACCTGCCCGCGTCGATTCCTTGGTGGATCGTGCTGATCGGCGCTTTCGTCGCCATCGCCATCGCCAAGATGACCTTCGGCGGACTGGGCAAGAATCCGTTTAACCCCGCGCTGGTGGGCCGTGTGTTCCTGCTGATCGCCTATCCGGTGCAGATGACTTCGTTCCCCGTACCGGTGAACGGCTCGTTCGACGCGCTGTCGGGCGCGACGCCGCTGGCGGCCGTGAAGCACGGCGCCGCCGCCGACGTGCTCGGCGTGCAGGAACTGCTTTTGGGCAACATGCCGGGTTCGCTGGGCGAGGTGGCTGCACTGGCATTGATCTGCGGCTTCGTTTACCTGTTGTGGCGGCGCGTCATCACGTGGCAGATTCCCGTGACGATCCTCGGCACGATGGCGCTGTTCGCGTTTGTCGTCGCGGCGGCGAAGGGCGGACTCTCGGCCGGTCCGGTGCTGTGGCAGTTCCCGTTGTTCCATGTGTTGGCCGGCGGCGCGCTGCTGGGTGCGATCTTCATGGCGACGGACTATTCGACCTCGCCGATGACCGTCCGGGGCAGCGTGATCTTCGGCGTCGGCATCGGCGCGATTACGATGTGCATCCGTCTCTGGGGCGCCTATCCCGAAGGCATGTCGTTCGCGATCCTGATCATGAACGCCGTGGTGCCGCTGATCAACAAATATGTCAAACCCAAGCGCTTCGGCGTAAAATAG
- a CDS encoding 7-carboxy-7-deazaguanine synthase QueE translates to MAFTTDTELLDGGRLLPLVEDFYTIQGEGFHAGKPAYFIRLGGCDVGCRWCDAKYTWNPKLYPPTDVRTVIDRALACPAQAIVITGGEPLLYPLGVLTETLHEKGLQIFLETSGTHPFSGYFDWVCLSPKRQQPPLDEALERAHELKVIVESESDFEWAERNAARVRPECMLYLQPEWSVAERVMPAMVEYAKAHPKWNISIQTHKYMHIP, encoded by the coding sequence ATGGCTTTCACCACAGATACCGAACTGCTGGACGGAGGACGCCTGCTGCCTCTCGTCGAGGATTTCTATACCATTCAGGGCGAAGGATTCCACGCGGGGAAACCCGCCTATTTCATCCGTCTGGGCGGATGCGACGTGGGGTGCCGCTGGTGCGACGCCAAGTATACGTGGAATCCGAAACTCTATCCGCCGACCGACGTGCGGACGGTCATCGACCGCGCGCTGGCGTGTCCGGCTCAGGCGATCGTCATTACGGGCGGCGAGCCGCTGCTCTACCCGCTGGGCGTGTTGACCGAAACTCTGCACGAGAAGGGGTTGCAGATCTTTCTGGAGACTTCGGGGACGCACCCTTTCAGCGGTTACTTCGACTGGGTATGTCTGTCGCCCAAACGGCAGCAGCCCCCGCTGGACGAAGCGCTGGAGCGGGCGCACGAGCTGAAGGTGATCGTCGAGAGCGAAAGCGACTTCGAATGGGCCGAGCGGAACGCCGCACGGGTGCGGCCGGAGTGCATGCTCTACCTGCAGCCCGAATGGAGCGTCGCCGAACGGGTGATGCCCGCGATGGTCGAGTACGCCAAGGCGCATCCGAAGTGGAATATCTCCATCCAGACGCATAAATACATGCACATACCCTGA
- the pyk gene encoding pyruvate kinase, whose amino-acid sequence MYRMKKTKIVATMSDFRCTEEFVKNLYDAGMDVVRVNSAHVTEDGATHIVETVHRVNPAIPIMIDTKGPEIRVTTIADEYGNSINFRVGDRVAVRGSDGSDMTTRKVVYMNVPTIVRDIPVGARMLIADGELEIRVVEKTDEELICEFVVGGAMRSRKSVNVPAVSIDLPSVTEKDRRFIEWAVKNDVDFIAHSFVRSAKDIKAVQEILDAHGSKIKIISKIENQEGLDNIDEIIEASYGIMVARGDLGVELPAEAIPNTQRRIVEKCICAKRPVIIATQMLYSMVKSPRPTRAEVSDVASAIYERVDAVMLSDETAMGDYPVESVETMARVAREIERDETHFKPMIDMDMVSVNHEITAQLARSAVRASTNLPIKYVVLDTKTGRTGRYLAAFRGRKTVMAVCYQLHAQRILALSYGVVPILRNQELHDKYHFLVDALEFLDQYRKLKGEDLLAIVGGSFGPDGGASYVEIANVDNIRRRNEEIVAAQKC is encoded by the coding sequence ATGTACAGAATGAAAAAAACCAAGATCGTTGCGACGATGTCGGACTTCCGCTGCACCGAGGAGTTCGTGAAGAACCTTTACGACGCCGGTATGGACGTCGTGCGCGTCAATTCGGCACACGTGACGGAGGACGGAGCCACGCATATCGTCGAGACCGTACACCGGGTGAATCCGGCCATTCCGATCATGATAGATACCAAAGGGCCTGAAATCCGCGTGACGACGATCGCCGACGAATACGGCAACAGCATCAATTTCCGGGTGGGCGACCGGGTCGCCGTACGGGGTTCGGACGGCAGCGACATGACCACCCGCAAGGTGGTTTATATGAACGTGCCGACCATCGTGCGCGACATTCCGGTCGGGGCGCGCATGCTGATCGCCGACGGCGAGCTGGAAATTCGTGTGGTGGAGAAGACCGACGAGGAGCTGATCTGTGAGTTCGTCGTGGGCGGCGCGATGCGTTCGCGCAAGAGCGTCAACGTGCCTGCGGTGTCGATCGACCTGCCTTCGGTGACGGAGAAGGACCGCCGCTTCATCGAGTGGGCCGTGAAGAACGACGTCGATTTCATCGCACACTCGTTCGTGCGCAGCGCCAAGGACATAAAGGCCGTGCAGGAGATTCTCGATGCCCACGGCAGCAAAATCAAGATCATTTCGAAGATCGAAAATCAGGAGGGACTCGACAACATCGACGAGATCATCGAGGCGTCGTACGGCATTATGGTGGCGCGCGGCGACTTGGGCGTGGAGCTTCCGGCCGAAGCGATTCCCAACACCCAGCGGCGCATCGTCGAGAAGTGCATTTGCGCGAAGCGCCCGGTGATTATCGCCACGCAGATGCTCTATTCGATGGTCAAGAGTCCGCGTCCGACGCGCGCCGAGGTGAGCGACGTGGCGAGCGCCATTTACGAGCGCGTGGACGCCGTGATGCTGAGCGACGAGACCGCCATGGGCGACTATCCCGTGGAGTCGGTTGAGACGATGGCCCGCGTGGCCCGCGAGATCGAGCGCGACGAAACGCATTTCAAGCCGATGATCGACATGGACATGGTCTCGGTGAACCACGAGATCACGGCCCAGCTGGCCCGCTCGGCGGTGCGCGCTTCGACAAACCTGCCGATCAAATACGTGGTCCTCGACACCAAGACCGGCCGTACGGGCCGTTATCTCGCTGCGTTCCGCGGCCGGAAGACCGTGATGGCCGTCTGCTACCAGCTCCACGCGCAGCGCATTCTGGCGCTGTCGTACGGCGTGGTGCCGATTCTGCGCAATCAGGAGCTGCACGACAAGTATCATTTCTTGGTCGATGCGCTCGAATTCCTCGATCAGTACCGCAAACTCAAGGGCGAGGATCTGCTGGCCATCGTGGGCGGCAGCTTCGGACCCGACGGAGGTGCGTCGTATGTCGAGATCGCCAATGTGGACAACATCCGCCGGCGCAACGAGGAGATCGTTGCGGCGCAAAAGTGTTAG
- the aroQ gene encoding type II 3-dehydroquinate dehydratase — MKILILNGPNLNLQGRRDTGVYGTQTFETFFERLRSLYPAVGFGYFQSNIEGELIDAVQQADGVYDGVVLNAGGYTHTSVALRDAVSAVSVPVVEVHISSILAREEFRHVSLLAPVAKGSIMGFGLDSYRLGVEALLLGNEK; from the coding sequence ATGAAAATATTGATTCTCAACGGCCCGAACCTCAATCTGCAGGGGCGGCGCGACACCGGAGTTTACGGTACGCAGACCTTCGAAACCTTCTTCGAACGGCTCCGGTCGCTCTATCCCGCCGTCGGATTCGGCTACTTCCAGTCCAATATCGAAGGCGAGTTGATCGACGCCGTACAGCAGGCCGACGGCGTTTACGACGGTGTGGTGCTCAACGCCGGGGGATATACCCATACCTCGGTGGCGCTGCGCGACGCGGTGTCGGCGGTGTCGGTTCCCGTCGTCGAGGTGCATATCTCGTCGATCCTCGCGCGCGAGGAGTTCCGCCACGTCTCGCTGCTGGCCCCCGTGGCCAAAGGCTCGATCATGGGATTCGGGCTGGATTCCTACCGGTTGGGAGTCGAAGCGCTGCTGCTTGGCAACGAAAAGTAG
- a CDS encoding FtsB family cell division protein: MSFEVGRKFWIAATAVIVVVTLFVVGRNSLHAVKIKRQINAMTREKEYYRTKIEQDSTLLERLQYDDYLEEYARENYHMQRRGEHVYIIKE; this comes from the coding sequence ATGAGTTTCGAGGTGGGCCGGAAGTTCTGGATCGCCGCCACGGCGGTCATTGTCGTCGTCACGCTGTTCGTGGTGGGGCGCAATTCGCTGCATGCCGTGAAAATCAAGCGTCAGATCAATGCGATGACCCGCGAAAAGGAGTATTACCGGACGAAGATCGAGCAGGACAGCACGCTGCTGGAGCGGTTGCAGTACGACGATTATCTGGAGGAGTACGCCCGCGAAAATTACCACATGCAGCGGAGGGGCGAACACGTCTATATTATCAAGGAATAA
- a CDS encoding RnfABCDGE type electron transport complex subunit B: MEVLLYTILTLCALGVLSAVILYFVAQKFRVEEDPRIDEVEKMLPGANCGGCGFAGCRGMADALVKQDDISSLFCPVGGGDCMKAVAAYLGKSAPEKEPQVATVRCGGTCEKRPRTNDFNGAKSCAVASSLYVGETGCAFGCLGFGDCVVSCAFDAIRMNPETGLPEVDPDKCTACGACVKACPKMIIELRKKWPKNRAVYVSCVSKDKGAVVMKACKAGCIGCGKCQKVCAFDAITIANNLAYIDPQKCKLCRKCVNECPTGAIRLVGMEPLPKAPKTPAAPAAPKAAPVAEKTAPAAEKAVESAKPAAEKAALASGQAAPADASKAAAVEKPAGSAAAPEKAAPNAEKAAPAETASKAE, translated from the coding sequence ATGGAAGTATTACTTTACACAATCCTGACGCTGTGTGCGCTGGGAGTGCTTTCCGCGGTGATCCTCTATTTCGTGGCCCAGAAATTCCGGGTCGAGGAGGACCCCAGAATCGACGAGGTGGAGAAGATGCTGCCGGGCGCGAACTGCGGCGGCTGCGGTTTCGCCGGCTGCCGCGGCATGGCCGATGCGCTCGTGAAGCAGGACGACATTTCGTCGCTCTTCTGTCCCGTGGGCGGCGGCGACTGCATGAAGGCCGTCGCGGCTTACCTCGGCAAGTCCGCTCCCGAAAAGGAACCGCAGGTCGCTACCGTGCGCTGCGGCGGAACCTGCGAGAAGCGTCCCCGCACCAACGATTTCAACGGCGCCAAGTCGTGTGCCGTGGCTTCGTCGCTCTATGTGGGCGAAACGGGCTGTGCGTTCGGCTGTCTGGGATTCGGGGACTGCGTCGTCTCCTGTGCTTTCGACGCGATCCGCATGAATCCCGAAACGGGGCTTCCCGAAGTCGATCCCGATAAGTGTACAGCTTGCGGCGCCTGCGTGAAGGCATGTCCCAAAATGATTATCGAGCTGCGCAAGAAGTGGCCCAAGAACCGTGCGGTATACGTGTCGTGCGTGTCGAAGGACAAGGGCGCGGTGGTGATGAAAGCCTGCAAGGCCGGATGTATCGGCTGCGGCAAGTGCCAGAAGGTGTGCGCGTTCGACGCGATTACGATTGCGAACAACCTTGCCTATATCGACCCGCAGAAGTGTAAGCTCTGCCGCAAGTGCGTGAACGAGTGCCCGACGGGCGCGATCCGGCTGGTCGGCATGGAACCGCTGCCCAAGGCGCCGAAGACTCCGGCGGCTCCCGCTGCGCCGAAGGCGGCGCCGGTCGCTGAGAAAACGGCACCGGCCGCAGAGAAGGCTGTTGAATCCGCCAAGCCGGCCGCGGAGAAGGCCGCGCTTGCATCCGGGCAGGCCGCTCCGGCCGACGCTTCTAAGGCGGCCGCAGTCGAAAAGCCTGCCGGGAGTGCCGCTGCGCCTGAGAAGGCCGCGCCCAACGCTGAGAAGGCCGCTCCGGCGGAAACCGCTTCCAAAGCCGAATAA
- the rsxC gene encoding electron transport complex subunit RsxC: protein MKTFPIGGVHPSENKLSGAKPIEVLPLPDAVAIPLAQHIGAPAAAKVAKGDKVLTGQLIAEASSFMSANIHSPISGTVTAVDAVPNGQGLRQVMITIKREGDEWAEGIDRSETLVRECALSSAEIIARIKDAGIVGMGGATFPTHVKLSVPPGRKAEALIINGVECEPYLTSDHRTMLEHGEELLVGVTILMKAIAVEKAYIGIENNKPDAIAHLRKLAEWYKGIEVVPLKVKYPQGGEKQLIAAVTGREVPPPPALPIDVGAVVCNASTTYAVYQAVQKNKPLIERVVTVTGKGVKEPKNLLTRMGTPISALLEAAGGLPADAGKVINGGPMMGRAMVNLDSPVTKGCSGITVMSGRDAVRREASQCIKCAKCVAACPMGLEPYYLSKMTQKKGWDALEEQMITSCIECGCCQASCPSYLPLLDWVRLGKQTVMGIIRARAAAPKK from the coding sequence ATGAAGACATTTCCAATAGGCGGAGTCCATCCGTCGGAAAATAAACTGAGCGGCGCCAAACCGATCGAGGTGCTTCCGCTGCCCGATGCGGTGGCGATTCCCCTCGCACAGCATATCGGCGCGCCCGCCGCGGCCAAGGTCGCCAAGGGCGACAAGGTGCTGACGGGACAGCTCATCGCAGAGGCGTCAAGCTTTATGTCGGCCAATATCCACTCCCCGATTTCGGGAACGGTGACGGCTGTCGACGCCGTTCCCAACGGTCAGGGGCTGCGCCAGGTGATGATTACGATCAAACGCGAGGGCGACGAGTGGGCCGAAGGCATCGACCGTTCGGAGACGCTTGTCCGCGAGTGCGCGCTTTCGTCCGCGGAGATCATCGCCCGGATCAAGGACGCCGGTATCGTCGGCATGGGCGGTGCGACGTTCCCCACGCATGTGAAACTCTCGGTTCCTCCCGGAAGAAAGGCCGAAGCCTTGATTATCAACGGCGTGGAGTGCGAGCCTTACCTGACCTCCGACCACCGTACGATGCTCGAACACGGCGAGGAACTGCTCGTGGGCGTGACGATCCTGATGAAGGCGATCGCCGTGGAGAAGGCTTACATCGGCATCGAAAACAACAAACCCGACGCCATAGCGCACCTGCGCAAACTGGCCGAATGGTATAAGGGGATCGAAGTGGTGCCCCTCAAGGTGAAATATCCGCAGGGCGGTGAGAAACAGCTGATCGCCGCCGTGACGGGCCGTGAGGTGCCGCCTCCGCCCGCGCTTCCGATCGACGTGGGCGCCGTGGTGTGCAACGCTTCGACGACCTATGCCGTCTATCAGGCCGTGCAGAAGAACAAGCCGCTCATCGAGCGCGTGGTGACCGTCACGGGCAAGGGCGTGAAGGAGCCGAAGAACCTGCTGACCCGCATGGGCACGCCGATTTCGGCATTGCTCGAAGCAGCCGGAGGGCTTCCCGCCGATGCGGGCAAGGTGATCAACGGCGGTCCGATGATGGGCCGGGCGATGGTCAACCTCGATTCGCCCGTGACCAAGGGGTGTTCGGGCATTACGGTGATGAGCGGCCGCGACGCCGTGCGCCGCGAGGCTTCGCAGTGCATCAAGTGCGCCAAGTGCGTGGCCGCCTGCCCGATGGGGCTTGAACCCTATTACCTCTCGAAAATGACGCAGAAGAAGGGCTGGGACGCGCTCGAAGAGCAGATGATCACCTCGTGTATCGAGTGCGGCTGCTGTCAGGCTTCGTGTCCCTCGTACCTGCCGCTGCTGGACTGGGTGCGTCTGGGCAAGCAGACCGTTATGGGAATCATCCGTGCGCGTGCCGCGGCTCCCAAGAAGTAA
- a CDS encoding SoxR reducing system RseC family protein, which yields MASGIIEHEGIVSRVEGDRVYVKITSQSACGTCKAREACGLAEAREKIVEVTTPGAQQHYTAGESVTVGVRRSAGAVAVILAYVGALAVLLAVLAAAVAALGWSEGRSALAALAAVGVYYCVLWLFRHKIEHTIHFSITKNY from the coding sequence GTGGCATCCGGAATCATCGAACACGAAGGGATCGTGTCGCGCGTCGAAGGCGACCGGGTCTATGTGAAGATTACCTCACAGAGCGCCTGCGGCACCTGCAAGGCGCGCGAGGCGTGCGGCTTGGCCGAAGCGCGGGAAAAGATCGTCGAGGTGACGACCCCCGGAGCGCAGCAACACTACACCGCAGGCGAAAGCGTTACGGTCGGCGTCCGCCGCAGTGCGGGCGCTGTCGCCGTTATATTGGCCTATGTCGGCGCGCTGGCGGTGCTGTTGGCGGTGCTGGCCGCGGCGGTCGCCGCGCTGGGATGGAGCGAAGGCCGCAGCGCCTTGGCGGCATTGGCCGCAGTAGGCGTCTATTACTGCGTGTTATGGCTCTTCAGACATAAAATCGAACACACAATTCATTTCTCAATAACCAAAAACTACTGA
- the hpt gene encoding hypoxanthine phosphoribosyltransferase, with amino-acid sequence MKDIIKLHDRKFKIMIPAEKIDEAVSAVAQRINEDYGDKETPLFVGVLNGSFMFMSDLIKKIEFNNELSFVKLASYEGTCSSGCVKSLIGLNGSIEGRHVIVVEDIVDTGESIEYMICDLKAQKPASLEVCTLFFKPGSYRKQIPIKYRAMEIGNEFIVGYGLDYDQLGRSLKDIYVVTE; translated from the coding sequence ATGAAGGATATCATAAAACTTCACGACAGAAAGTTCAAAATCATGATTCCCGCCGAGAAAATCGACGAGGCTGTGTCGGCTGTTGCCCAGCGCATAAACGAGGATTACGGCGACAAGGAGACGCCGCTGTTCGTCGGCGTATTGAACGGTTCGTTCATGTTCATGAGCGATCTGATCAAGAAAATCGAGTTTAACAACGAGCTGTCGTTCGTGAAGCTGGCCTCGTACGAGGGAACCTGTTCGTCGGGCTGCGTCAAGAGCCTGATCGGGCTGAACGGCAGCATCGAAGGCCGCCACGTGATCGTGGTCGAGGATATCGTCGATACGGGCGAGAGCATCGAGTACATGATTTGCGACCTCAAGGCGCAGAAACCCGCGAGTCTCGAAGTCTGCACGCTCTTTTTCAAACCGGGGTCCTACCGCAAGCAGATTCCGATCAAGTACCGCGCGATGGAGATCGGCAATGAATTCATCGTCGGCTACGGACTGGATTACGACCAGCTGGGCCGCAGTCTGAAAGATATTTACGTGGTCACCGAATAA
- the rsxA gene encoding electron transport complex subunit RsxA: protein MELSYFAIIIGAIFVNNVVLAQFLGICPFLGVSSKVETSMGMGAAVTFVMAIAAVVAWLIQTYVLVPLDIVYMQTIVFILVIAALVQMVEIMLKKLSPSLYQALGIFLPLITTNCAVLGVAILMIQKEFNLLQSVTYSVATALGFALALVLFAGIRERLDFEDVPKAFKGVPIALITAGILAMAFMGFSGLV from the coding sequence ATGGAGCTTTCCTATTTTGCAATCATCATCGGCGCCATCTTCGTAAACAACGTCGTGCTGGCGCAGTTCCTCGGCATCTGCCCCTTCTTGGGCGTGTCGTCGAAAGTCGAGACCTCGATGGGCATGGGGGCTGCCGTAACGTTCGTCATGGCGATCGCCGCCGTGGTGGCATGGCTGATTCAGACCTATGTACTCGTCCCGCTGGACATCGTCTACATGCAGACCATCGTCTTCATTCTCGTGATCGCGGCGTTGGTGCAGATGGTCGAGATCATGCTGAAGAAACTTTCGCCCTCGCTCTATCAGGCGCTGGGTATCTTCCTGCCCCTCATCACGACCAACTGCGCCGTGCTGGGCGTGGCGATCCTGATGATCCAGAAGGAGTTCAACCTGCTGCAGAGCGTCACCTATTCGGTGGCTACGGCGCTGGGCTTCGCCCTCGCGCTGGTGCTCTTCGCCGGTATCCGCGAGCGTCTCGATTTCGAGGACGTTCCCAAAGCCTTCAAGGGGGTGCCCATCGCGCTGATTACGGCCGGTATCCTCGCCATGGCTTTCATGGGATTTTCGGGACTGGTGTAA
- the thiL gene encoding thiamine-phosphate kinase, translating to MTEFGFIDRIKDLFATLPDNGFEGIGDDCAVLPVGGGESLVFTTDMLAEGVHFLRTATSARELGRKSLAVNLSDVASMGARPIATLLSLSLPDDATGAWAEEFMQGYRELSQEFGVTLAGGDTTRSAAGITINVTAIGRAADTHIKRRSGARPGDVIFTAGALGASGAGLRDILAGRYDTPAAAIHRNPRPQVAEGLWLGRRHEVHAMMDISDGLASDIRHIMERSGVGAAIDTERIPAAADADIRTAACAGEDYVLLLTAECADAERLAADFLARFGAPLHPVGRITDGRELEWFENGTLRPLDWHGFTHY from the coding sequence ATGACCGAATTCGGATTCATCGACCGCATAAAAGACCTTTTCGCAACGCTCCCCGACAACGGGTTCGAAGGTATCGGCGACGACTGCGCCGTGCTGCCCGTCGGCGGCGGCGAATCGCTCGTCTTCACTACGGACATGCTCGCCGAAGGGGTGCATTTCCTGCGCACCGCCACCTCCGCACGGGAGCTGGGGCGCAAATCCCTCGCCGTAAACCTGAGCGACGTGGCCTCGATGGGCGCCCGTCCCATCGCCACCCTGCTGTCACTCTCGCTGCCCGACGATGCGACCGGAGCGTGGGCCGAAGAGTTCATGCAGGGTTACCGGGAGCTGTCCCAAGAATTCGGCGTAACGCTCGCCGGGGGCGACACCACCCGTTCGGCGGCAGGCATCACGATCAACGTCACCGCCATCGGCCGCGCCGCCGACACGCATATCAAACGCCGCAGCGGAGCGCGTCCCGGCGACGTGATTTTCACGGCGGGAGCTCTCGGAGCCTCCGGGGCGGGCCTGCGCGACATTCTCGCGGGCCGTTACGACACCCCCGCCGCTGCCATACACCGCAATCCCCGGCCGCAGGTCGCCGAAGGCCTCTGGCTCGGCCGGCGGCATGAAGTACATGCCATGATGGATATTTCGGACGGGCTGGCGTCGGACATCCGCCACATCATGGAGCGTTCAGGCGTCGGCGCCGCCATCGACACCGAGCGGATTCCGGCCGCCGCAGATGCGGACATCCGGACCGCCGCCTGCGCCGGCGAGGACTACGTCCTTCTGCTTACGGCCGAGTGCGCAGACGCGGAACGTCTCGCCGCCGACTTCCTCGCCCGGTTCGGCGCCCCGCTCCACCCCGTCGGCCGGATCACGGACGGCAGAGAGCTGGAGTGGTTCGAAAACGGAACGCTCCGCCCCCTCGACTGGCACGGCTTCACGCATTACTGA